In Aquimarina sp. TRL1, a single window of DNA contains:
- a CDS encoding oligosaccharide flippase family protein, protein MTISTYIPKLSAEQKFMLSVLIVNAGNYVYNLALGRILGPEAFADAAILITLLLVLSFVAMTFQLATTKFSVIFESSIFRGFINIMYRYSLITGILIGLSFIIFSKELQAIFHTQSSTIFIIFGLGIPIYFVMSVNRGIYQGIKKFDRLAYTYQGEMISRLVITLALLYLLPIPSSMVVAMGIACSFIFGLHPFRTKDITTNFSITLPSSHKKQVYRFFTLTAFYELTQIIINNSDILLVKHYFEGYEAGLYASLALIGRVVYFVAWMFVMLLLPKVVQKQKEGKNTTSILFSYVGYISILAFIIVLSCYLFPELVIQLMFGSEYLSMAPLLWKYAIATSLFALSNIFAYYFLSLDHYIPVLLSGILGITQVLLITLFHQSLTQVVHMQIIAMAILLVVQLLFFFRKNADSTSKD, encoded by the coding sequence ATGACTATTAGTACTTACATCCCGAAATTGAGCGCTGAACAAAAATTCATGCTTAGTGTACTGATTGTTAATGCAGGTAATTATGTATACAATCTGGCACTGGGGAGAATTCTCGGCCCTGAAGCTTTTGCTGATGCTGCTATTCTAATCACCTTATTATTAGTGCTCTCATTCGTAGCGATGACTTTCCAGTTAGCTACCACAAAATTTTCTGTGATTTTTGAATCTAGTATTTTCCGGGGGTTTATCAATATTATGTATCGCTATTCCCTGATTACAGGAATTTTAATCGGACTCTCATTTATTATTTTCTCTAAGGAGTTACAAGCTATTTTTCACACACAGTCATCCACCATTTTTATCATTTTTGGTCTGGGTATCCCAATTTATTTTGTGATGAGTGTCAATAGAGGAATCTATCAGGGTATCAAAAAATTTGACCGATTAGCCTATACATATCAGGGAGAAATGATTTCCCGACTGGTTATTACATTGGCATTACTATATCTACTTCCCATTCCTTCTTCTATGGTAGTAGCTATGGGTATCGCTTGCTCTTTTATTTTTGGATTACACCCTTTTAGAACAAAAGATATTACAACCAACTTTTCTATCACTCTTCCTTCTTCTCATAAAAAACAAGTATATCGTTTTTTTACTCTTACTGCTTTTTATGAACTGACTCAGATTATTATTAATAATAGCGATATATTACTCGTCAAACATTATTTTGAAGGATATGAAGCTGGATTATATGCTTCTCTGGCGTTAATTGGTCGGGTTGTTTATTTCGTTGCCTGGATGTTTGTCATGTTATTATTACCCAAAGTTGTACAGAAACAAAAAGAAGGCAAAAATACTACGAGCATTTTGTTTTCCTATGTCGGATATATTAGTATCTTGGCTTTTATCATTGTTCTGAGTTGTTATTTATTTCCCGAATTAGTAATCCAATTAATGTTTGGTTCAGAATATCTAAGTATGGCACCTCTTTTATGGAAATATGCTATTGCTACTTCCTTATTTGCCTTATCCAATATTTTTGCATATTACTTTTTATCACTGGATCATTATATCCCTGTACTCTTATCCGGAATATTGGGAATTACTCAGGTGCTTCTTATTACATTATTTCATCAATCTCTTACTCAGGTAGTGCATATGCAGATAATTGCAATGGCTATTTTATTGGTTGTACAGCTCTTGTTTTTCTTCAGGAAAAACGCTGATAGTACTTCAAAGGACTAG
- a CDS encoding glycosyltransferase, translated as MKLALVTAYPPSKVTLNEYAYHLVKHFRQHQDVSEIVLLTDITAEAANTHLESQGCTVTVLPCWKFNSYKNIFSIMKAIKTTEPDAILFNLQFMKFGDKKIPAALGLLAPLFCKLSKIPTIVLLHNIMEEVDLEKAGFTNNFIAKKLYTFIGTTLTKFLLTADIIAVTMQKYVTILQDKYKATNVVLIPHGTFEIPERPIYSLQEGSLKIMTFGKFGTYKKVEILIEAIEKLRSKTGIDVEIVIAGTDNPNARGYLQKMEEKYWYVPQLTFTGYVAEQDVPSLFRESAVVVFPYTATTGSSGVLHQAGSYGKAVVMPDLGDLSLLTKEEGYDGAFFTPEDIDSLANAIKKIITDDTYRIQLGKTNYQAATAYPISTIADMYIKQFLKIQTSKWENELIKIDF; from the coding sequence ATGAAATTAGCCCTTGTCACAGCTTATCCGCCTAGTAAAGTTACCTTAAATGAATATGCGTATCATCTGGTAAAGCACTTCAGACAGCATCAAGATGTTTCTGAGATAGTTTTACTGACCGATATTACAGCAGAAGCTGCCAATACGCATCTGGAGAGTCAAGGGTGCACAGTAACTGTACTTCCTTGCTGGAAATTTAATAGTTATAAAAATATTTTTAGCATTATGAAGGCGATAAAAACAACGGAACCTGACGCCATTCTTTTTAATCTTCAATTTATGAAATTCGGAGATAAAAAAATTCCGGCAGCACTGGGACTATTAGCTCCTTTGTTTTGTAAACTTTCTAAAATCCCTACGATTGTATTACTTCACAATATCATGGAAGAAGTTGATCTGGAAAAAGCTGGTTTTACGAATAATTTTATTGCGAAGAAGCTATATACTTTTATTGGGACTACCCTAACTAAATTCTTATTAACAGCAGATATCATTGCTGTTACTATGCAAAAATATGTAACCATTCTACAAGATAAATACAAAGCAACTAATGTAGTATTAATTCCTCACGGTACTTTTGAAATCCCTGAACGCCCTATTTACTCCTTACAGGAAGGATCACTAAAAATAATGACTTTTGGTAAATTTGGTACTTATAAAAAAGTAGAAATCCTTATTGAAGCTATTGAAAAGTTACGATCCAAAACCGGTATAGATGTAGAAATAGTAATCGCAGGAACAGATAATCCAAACGCCAGAGGATATTTACAAAAAATGGAAGAAAAATATTGGTATGTGCCTCAATTAACCTTTACGGGGTACGTAGCAGAGCAGGATGTTCCCTCTTTGTTTAGAGAAAGTGCTGTGGTAGTTTTCCCATATACAGCAACAACTGGAAGTTCCGGTGTTTTGCACCAAGCAGGAAGCTATGGGAAAGCAGTTGTCATGCCTGATCTTGGAGATTTAAGCCTCTTAACTAAAGAAGAGGGGTATGATGGAGCCTTTTTTACCCCAGAAGATATTGATAGCCTCGCTAATGCAATAAAAAAAATTATTACAGACGACACCTATAGAATACAATTAGGAAAAACAAACTATCAAGCTGCAACCGCATATCCAATTAGTACCATTGCTGATATGTACATCAAACAATTTTTGAAAATACAAACCTCTAAATGGGAAAATGAGTTAATAAAAATAGATTTTTAG
- a CDS encoding cellulase family glycosylhydrolase produces MKRWNRAIYIFLIGIGFTAVIAIVLLGLSKVFSFLNTGADRSSMLHISMKKDFVYLPTVSWRAQDNPGREVDSQTLTNISNDYLSAWYVRNVSYQTNDSTGIDQYYTKSARKNLINNINYNKKMKNRIEATTLQHHLFLEFYSADGQTVVFTDKDVKEYQRVYRNKDFMMDTELTSTYKVVMLLEDGFWRIRHIVKDKLETIQDSIEVNKKAAVKGDTLLVNNYPYTVKGINYYPKDAPWNMYGDTFDVEVIEKDFEIIKEAGLNTIRIFVPYQEFGKEKVKIEKLEKLTKVLDLAEKKAIKVVVTLFDFYGDYSVLDWTVTHRHVEQLVRAYKDHKAILAWDIKNEPDLDFDSRTKEAVVAWLREMIRQIRRYDPNHLITIGWYDMQSSLILEKEVDFLSFHYYGDIKEFSQQYDTLQTKTSKPLVLQEYGLSSSKGLWNPFGATQEDQAIYYKDFHKILREKDVHVMSWTLYDFDKIPTSVVGRLPWRKHKQKFFGFIDTKGNKKPAFQFISR; encoded by the coding sequence ATGAAAAGATGGAATAGAGCCATATACATATTTTTAATAGGGATCGGCTTTACAGCAGTGATAGCAATTGTCTTATTAGGGCTAAGTAAAGTATTTTCTTTTCTCAATACAGGTGCAGATCGATCTTCAATGCTACATATTTCTATGAAAAAAGATTTTGTATACCTGCCTACAGTTTCTTGGAGAGCTCAAGATAATCCTGGACGCGAAGTAGATTCTCAAACCTTAACCAATATAAGTAATGATTACTTAAGTGCTTGGTATGTGCGAAATGTTTCATATCAGACAAATGATTCTACTGGGATTGATCAGTATTATACCAAGAGTGCCAGAAAGAATCTGATCAATAATATTAACTATAACAAAAAAATGAAGAATCGGATAGAAGCAACGACACTTCAACATCATTTGTTTTTAGAGTTTTATAGTGCTGATGGGCAGACGGTTGTGTTTACAGATAAGGATGTGAAAGAATATCAGCGAGTCTATCGCAATAAAGATTTTATGATGGATACAGAATTAACATCCACCTATAAAGTAGTGATGCTGTTAGAAGATGGTTTCTGGAGGATTCGTCATATTGTAAAAGATAAATTAGAAACCATACAGGATAGTATCGAAGTCAATAAAAAAGCAGCAGTAAAAGGAGATACATTATTAGTGAATAATTATCCTTATACGGTTAAGGGGATTAATTACTATCCCAAAGATGCTCCCTGGAATATGTATGGAGATACATTCGATGTAGAAGTAATCGAGAAAGATTTTGAGATTATAAAAGAAGCGGGGTTAAATACGATTCGGATTTTTGTGCCGTATCAGGAATTTGGAAAAGAAAAAGTGAAAATAGAGAAGTTAGAGAAACTAACAAAGGTACTAGACCTCGCCGAAAAGAAAGCAATAAAAGTAGTCGTGACACTTTTTGATTTTTATGGAGATTATTCAGTGTTGGACTGGACCGTAACCCATAGACATGTAGAACAATTAGTAAGAGCATATAAAGATCATAAAGCGATATTAGCGTGGGATATTAAAAATGAACCCGACCTGGATTTTGATAGTCGTACCAAAGAAGCAGTGGTAGCGTGGTTAAGAGAGATGATTCGTCAAATAAGACGTTACGACCCGAATCATCTGATCACCATTGGTTGGTATGACATGCAATCTTCTTTGATCCTCGAAAAGGAAGTAGATTTTCTATCGTTTCATTATTATGGTGATATTAAAGAATTTTCCCAGCAATATGATACTCTACAAACAAAAACGTCAAAACCATTAGTATTACAAGAATATGGGCTGTCCTCAAGTAAAGGGTTATGGAATCCATTTGGAGCAACCCAGGAAGATCAGGCAATATATTATAAGGATTTTCATAAAATTCTCAGAGAGAAAGATGTACATGTCATGTCCTGGACGTTATATGACTTTGATAAAATTCCTACCTCAGTTGTAGGGAGGCTCCCTTGGAGAAAGCATAAACAAAAATTCTTTGGTTTTATTGATACAAAAGGAAATAAAAAACCAGCTTTTCAATTTATAAGCAGATAG
- a CDS encoding dolichyl-phosphate beta-glucosyltransferase, with translation MKTGIIIPCYNEEKRLNVQIFLNFITEDNEFHLCFVNDGSKDNTITVLREIQNSNPEKVSVIDMKKNSGKAAAVRAGVRYLSNRGDIDFIGFIDADLSTDFNDFNDLLHTLKTENNLAMVFGSRSKNGAQKIKRDAFRSIFSMIIQTMVNFILHLPIQDSQCGAKVFRTELATVLFAKNFFSRWLFDIEMFLRLKKYYGKEDVMNRIYEQPLKRWVHVDDSKIGIKDAIKIPFRLASIWVNYNLTDLLSMEMTYNTVEPRIEVYA, from the coding sequence ATGAAAACCGGAATAATCATACCCTGCTACAATGAAGAAAAAAGATTAAATGTTCAAATTTTTTTAAACTTCATTACAGAAGATAACGAATTTCACTTATGCTTTGTCAATGACGGAAGTAAAGACAACACAATCACTGTTTTAAGAGAAATACAAAATTCTAATCCAGAAAAAGTGAGCGTTATAGATATGAAAAAGAACTCCGGGAAAGCTGCTGCTGTACGGGCAGGTGTACGTTATTTAAGTAATAGAGGAGATATCGATTTTATTGGATTTATAGATGCTGATTTATCTACAGATTTTAATGATTTCAATGACCTGTTACATACCTTAAAAACAGAAAATAATTTAGCTATGGTATTTGGATCCAGATCTAAAAACGGGGCTCAAAAAATAAAAAGAGATGCCTTCCGAAGTATTTTTTCTATGATCATACAAACAATGGTCAACTTTATATTGCACTTACCTATTCAGGATTCTCAGTGTGGAGCTAAGGTGTTTAGAACCGAATTAGCCACTGTATTATTCGCTAAAAACTTTTTTAGCAGATGGTTATTCGACATAGAAATGTTCCTGCGTTTAAAAAAATATTACGGAAAAGAAGATGTTATGAATCGTATCTATGAGCAACCTCTAAAAAGATGGGTTCATGTAGATGATTCTAAAATCGGAATTAAAGATGCAATAAAGATTCCATTCAGGTTAGCTTCTATCTGGGTAAATTATAACCTTACAGATCTATTATCTATGGAAATGACATATAACACTGTAGAACCTAGAATCGAAGTATACGCATAA
- a CDS encoding sodium:alanine symporter family protein, with the protein MLFNRLTPIDSIPAYLKAFSKWIWDWPLLILLIGGGIFFLIYSRFTPFLYFKHALQILGGKYDRDDAPGQLSHFQALSSALAATVGMGNISGVAIAIVSGGPGAIFWMWISALMGMATKFYTCSLAVMYRSKTSQGTVLSGPMYVITEGLGAKWKPLAILFALAGLIGTLPAFTANQLTQTMVDVMKWDESVKLYIGISLAIVASVVILGGIQRIGLVASKLVPLMVILYFITVLMVLIIQIEKIPAMFSSIFTDAFSGHAVAGGILGSLIKTGVKRAAFSNEAGIGTAPMMHGTAKTKEPIREGLVAMIGPAIDTLLVCTLTALAILCTGAWQQGGDNGITVTLTAFNETLPYNIGNIVVFVMVLVFGFSTLFSYSYYGISCLGFLLTPRYGKYYNYIYILSIVVAAVVKLEVAIDLIDSAFALMAIPTVISGLLLANKVNKRAKTYFERHIKKAGD; encoded by the coding sequence ATGCTTTTTAATAGACTAACACCAATAGATTCAATACCGGCTTATCTCAAAGCATTTAGTAAATGGATATGGGATTGGCCTTTACTTATATTACTCATCGGAGGAGGGATTTTTTTTCTGATTTATTCTCGTTTCACTCCTTTTTTGTATTTCAAACACGCCCTACAGATTTTGGGAGGAAAATATGACAGGGATGATGCACCAGGACAATTAAGTCACTTCCAGGCATTGTCATCTGCACTGGCAGCAACTGTAGGAATGGGGAATATCAGTGGAGTAGCTATTGCAATTGTCAGTGGGGGTCCAGGGGCTATTTTCTGGATGTGGATCAGTGCGTTGATGGGGATGGCAACTAAGTTTTATACCTGCTCATTAGCAGTGATGTATCGTTCCAAAACAAGTCAGGGAACTGTACTTAGTGGCCCTATGTATGTTATAACAGAAGGACTTGGTGCAAAATGGAAGCCACTGGCCATATTATTTGCGTTAGCTGGTTTGATAGGAACACTACCCGCTTTTACAGCTAATCAGTTGACACAGACAATGGTGGATGTAATGAAGTGGGATGAAAGTGTTAAACTTTATATAGGGATAAGTCTGGCAATAGTAGCGTCCGTAGTGATTTTGGGAGGAATTCAACGGATCGGTTTAGTAGCAAGTAAACTGGTACCGTTGATGGTGATCTTATATTTTATAACAGTTCTCATGGTATTAATCATACAAATAGAAAAGATTCCTGCAATGTTTTCATCAATCTTTACAGACGCTTTTTCAGGGCACGCTGTGGCAGGAGGGATATTGGGGAGCTTAATAAAAACAGGTGTCAAACGAGCCGCTTTTTCTAATGAAGCAGGAATTGGAACAGCACCGATGATGCATGGTACTGCTAAGACCAAAGAACCTATACGAGAAGGTTTGGTAGCTATGATAGGGCCAGCGATTGATACCCTGTTAGTATGTACTCTTACCGCCCTGGCAATTTTATGTACAGGAGCCTGGCAGCAGGGAGGAGATAATGGAATTACCGTAACACTTACAGCTTTTAATGAAACATTGCCTTATAATATTGGAAATATAGTTGTTTTTGTAATGGTATTGGTTTTTGGGTTTTCTACCTTATTCTCATATTCTTATTACGGAATAAGTTGCCTTGGATTTTTACTAACACCGAGATATGGAAAATACTATAATTATATTTATATCCTGTCAATAGTAGTAGCTGCAGTAGTAAAACTAGAAGTTGCGATCGATTTGATAGATAGTGCTTTTGCACTGATGGCAATACCGACTGTTATATCTGGTTTATTATTAGCAAATAAGGTTAATAAAAGAGCAAAGACATATTTTGAAAGACATATAAAAAAGGCTGGAGATTAA
- a CDS encoding RNA methyltransferase produces the protein MIDTFENEFFGIGIQNGKTPENLGVLWRSAQNMGASFIFTIGNRYAKQACDTHNAVAAMPYFHYDTFDDFYKHLPKGAMLVGVEMDERAEPLETFHHPKRCVYLLGAEDHGLSKKAIEKSHRLVQFSSTYSLNVAVAGSIVLYDRGIGKPRFIR, from the coding sequence ATGATCGATACTTTTGAAAACGAATTTTTTGGAATAGGAATTCAAAATGGAAAAACTCCGGAGAATCTGGGGGTGCTATGGCGTTCGGCCCAGAATATGGGAGCCAGCTTTATTTTTACCATTGGTAACCGTTATGCTAAGCAAGCATGTGATACGCACAATGCAGTAGCAGCGATGCCATATTTTCATTATGATACCTTTGATGATTTTTATAAGCATTTGCCCAAAGGAGCCATGTTAGTCGGAGTGGAAATGGATGAACGTGCAGAACCTTTGGAAACATTTCATCACCCTAAACGCTGTGTATATCTTTTAGGGGCAGAGGATCATGGACTTTCTAAAAAAGCGATTGAAAAATCCCATCGATTGGTACAATTCTCCTCTACTTATAGCCTGAATGTGGCAGTAGCGGGTAGTATTGTACTTTATGACAGAGGTATAGGGAAACCCCGGTTTATCAGATGA
- a CDS encoding S41 family peptidase: MKNYYISILFLFLGSIQFSCTQDDTVIEEPSRKALPTSYAETFQLLWDVMDKRYNYFYEEKIRNGLDWDEVYREYYPKFAKLSTYGDKQANKELALQELRLAVDYFYEIINPLIDRHLNISISFNIPSLSNFPLKAFYQTGMTDKDAYKDFPYNYSVQEKTAVGRGQIRRVMETKINRDINIADKNEEGNVTFSAYGGFLKSDPDVYYFSFGSFSLTNRDLNIGSAFEIKELTPSLVPTVSLFPLDVIKNEEVRNYATDFIDRFVATWIGTLGEIRSSEKYTSYKQAVAIFQETEKITPLKEASDELAIEFEHLFDTINEMLEEIILVQQNLALNPAIDQLDINNLGEVINANRLFNLHRKLSVLHGLQSFFKTQEKINSAYELYRNFYNKLTDGTIKKLIVDFRGNTGGMVLDLRTFVERFITEEKVYSYQRTKEGNGRFNYTPWVANTIAPHPFGIPQKIPIALLTNKISISMPEMSTMAIKSQGSHVISVGDYTRGGTAILGGNDSMNGGYIGDVGNINFYMPLMATRDASKNVIEGIGIKPDIHILPTEEEIFGLGENPEIKDSVFEAALLEISKMN, encoded by the coding sequence ATGAAAAATTATTATATAAGTATACTCTTTCTTTTCTTAGGAAGTATACAGTTTTCTTGTACGCAAGATGATACAGTTATAGAAGAGCCTTCTAGAAAAGCACTACCGACATCTTATGCAGAAACATTTCAGTTATTATGGGATGTAATGGATAAGCGGTATAATTATTTTTATGAAGAAAAAATTAGAAATGGATTAGATTGGGATGAGGTTTATCGGGAATATTATCCAAAGTTTGCAAAGCTATCTACCTATGGCGATAAGCAGGCAAATAAGGAGTTAGCTTTACAAGAGCTTCGATTAGCTGTAGATTATTTTTATGAGATAATTAATCCGTTAATAGATCGCCACCTGAACATTTCTATATCATTTAATATCCCTTCCCTATCAAATTTTCCTTTGAAAGCATTTTATCAAACAGGAATGACGGATAAGGACGCATATAAGGACTTTCCATACAACTATTCGGTACAGGAAAAAACAGCAGTAGGCAGAGGTCAAATAAGAAGAGTTATGGAAACTAAGATTAATCGAGATATTAATATCGCAGATAAGAACGAAGAAGGGAACGTCACATTTTCTGCCTATGGAGGTTTTCTAAAATCTGACCCGGATGTGTATTATTTTTCTTTTGGTAGTTTTTCACTTACCAATAGAGATTTGAATATAGGAAGTGCCTTCGAAATTAAAGAGTTAACCCCTTCATTAGTTCCGACAGTTTCTTTATTTCCATTAGATGTTATTAAAAATGAAGAAGTACGGAATTATGCAACAGATTTCATAGATAGATTTGTAGCTACGTGGATAGGAACTTTAGGAGAGATCCGATCTTCTGAAAAATATACATCTTATAAACAGGCGGTGGCTATTTTTCAGGAAACAGAAAAAATAACTCCTCTGAAGGAAGCTTCAGATGAACTAGCTATCGAATTTGAACACTTGTTTGATACCATTAATGAGATGTTAGAAGAAATAATTCTTGTTCAACAAAACTTAGCATTAAACCCAGCGATTGATCAGTTGGATATCAATAATTTAGGAGAGGTGATCAATGCGAATCGTTTGTTTAATCTTCATAGAAAACTTTCTGTATTACATGGGTTACAATCATTTTTTAAAACGCAAGAAAAAATAAATAGTGCATATGAGCTATACCGAAACTTCTATAATAAATTAACAGATGGAACAATCAAAAAACTTATTGTAGACTTTAGAGGTAATACAGGAGGAATGGTATTAGATCTTAGGACATTTGTAGAACGCTTTATCACAGAAGAAAAAGTGTATTCTTATCAAAGAACCAAAGAAGGGAACGGACGATTTAATTATACTCCATGGGTAGCTAATACAATTGCTCCACATCCTTTTGGAATTCCCCAAAAAATCCCGATAGCTTTATTAACAAACAAAATTTCTATTAGTATGCCGGAAATGTCTACCATGGCAATCAAGTCACAAGGAAGTCATGTGATTTCTGTAGGGGACTATACTCGTGGAGGTACAGCAATATTGGGAGGTAATGATTCGATGAACGGAGGATATATTGGAGATGTAGGAAATATTAATTTTTACATGCCTTTAATGGCTACCAGAGATGCATCTAAAAATGTAATTGAAGGCATTGGAATCAAGCCAGATATACATATTCTTCCTACAGAAGAAGAAATTTTTGGATTAGGAGAAAATCCAGAGATTAAAGATAGTGTCTTTGAAGCGGCCCTTCTGGAAATCTCTAAAATGAATTAA
- a CDS encoding porin family protein, translated as MNIKLYGCIACFLMVFHLGAQEVQIKTKQDQTMLRVEVSGGLSMNSVRQNLSNLIHSRYIGKEGYFVNASVAYRFEDPLIITAGISLLQKDFEFKRSGPYEGVFTDYNTTYLNFPIMLGAYLINPYKEKGWKLSVAAGGYLGHWLDLKRKGRYQSIKGLEFDDVVKVEVFPWATVEERYDFDTNENQLNRFDYGVQGEVKVIYDFSKYLGCSLGYTYKHGLSNIYKTNINDHPMYNRTSVISIGMSYKL; from the coding sequence ATGAATATAAAATTGTATGGCTGTATAGCCTGCTTCCTAATGGTATTCCATCTGGGAGCCCAGGAAGTACAAATAAAAACAAAACAGGATCAAACAATGCTTAGAGTTGAGGTGTCGGGGGGGCTATCTATGAATAGTGTCCGGCAAAACCTATCTAACCTAATTCATTCTCGGTATATAGGAAAAGAAGGGTATTTTGTCAATGCATCAGTAGCATATAGGTTTGAAGATCCGTTGATTATCACTGCCGGGATTTCATTATTGCAGAAAGACTTTGAATTTAAGCGTTCAGGTCCTTATGAAGGAGTATTTACAGATTATAATACGACATATCTTAATTTTCCAATAATGTTGGGAGCTTATCTGATCAATCCATATAAGGAAAAAGGCTGGAAACTTTCTGTAGCAGCAGGAGGATATCTAGGACATTGGTTAGATCTAAAAAGAAAAGGAAGATATCAGTCAATAAAAGGGTTAGAGTTTGATGATGTGGTAAAGGTAGAGGTGTTTCCTTGGGCTACGGTAGAGGAACGATATGATTTTGATACCAATGAGAATCAATTGAATCGATTTGATTATGGAGTACAAGGAGAGGTAAAAGTAATATATGACTTTTCAAAATACCTGGGATGCTCTTTGGGGTATACCTATAAGCATGGGCTTTCTAATATTTATAAAACAAATATCAATGACCATCCCATGTATAACCGTACCTCTGTTATATCGATAGGCATGTCCTATAAACTTTAA